A window of Brevibacterium ihuae contains these coding sequences:
- a CDS encoding NAD(P)H-binding protein, whose product MTILVTGATGTIGSIIVDQLLAAGEQVRALTRDPAAAHLPAAAEVVACDLTDPDSLTAAFDGVSAAHLITFGGDEGEALTTGPRIVDLAARAGVRRISVLGGWEETSIEPALRESALDWTVVGPAEFMSGALEWAEGIRADGRLRMLADWPSAVVHDSDIAAVAVAALTEEGHAGRTYVVTGPEALTPAERAHLIGEAIGEDIVFEQLTVEQERERLRSYGYPEDYVAFGIELATNPPAEAAEVHDTVARVTGRPARTFAQWAEKNAEAFRRE is encoded by the coding sequence ATGACCATCCTCGTCACCGGAGCCACCGGAACCATCGGCAGCATCATCGTCGACCAGCTCCTCGCCGCCGGAGAACAGGTGCGCGCACTCACCCGCGATCCCGCCGCGGCGCACCTGCCCGCAGCCGCCGAGGTCGTCGCCTGCGACCTCACCGATCCCGACTCGCTCACCGCCGCCTTCGACGGCGTCTCCGCCGCCCACCTCATCACGTTCGGCGGAGACGAGGGAGAGGCCCTGACGACCGGTCCCCGGATCGTCGACCTCGCCGCGCGGGCGGGAGTGCGCCGGATCTCCGTGCTCGGCGGCTGGGAGGAGACCTCGATCGAACCGGCGCTGCGGGAGTCCGCGCTGGACTGGACGGTGGTGGGGCCGGCGGAGTTCATGTCCGGCGCCCTGGAGTGGGCCGAGGGGATCCGTGCGGACGGGAGGCTGCGGATGCTCGCCGACTGGCCGAGCGCCGTCGTCCACGATTCCGACATCGCCGCCGTCGCCGTCGCCGCACTCACCGAGGAGGGGCACGCCGGGCGCACCTATGTCGTCACCGGTCCGGAGGCGCTCACGCCGGCCGAGCGAGCGCACCTCATCGGAGAGGCCATCGGGGAGGACATCGTCTTCGAACAGCTCACCGTCGAGCAGGAGCGCGAGCGGCTGCGGTCGTACGGCTATCCCGAGGACTACGTCGCGTTCGGCATCGAGCTCGCGACGAATCCGCCTGCGGAGGCCGCCGAGGTGCACGACACCGTCGCGCGGGTCACCGGGCGCCCGGCCCGCACCTTCGCCCAATGGGCGGAGAAGAACGCCGAGGCCTTCCGGAGGGAGTGA
- a CDS encoding helix-turn-helix transcriptional regulator, with translation MSTSTRMLQLLSLLQTRRFWSGAELAERMEVTPRTLRRDIERLRDLGYPVDADRGIGGGYRLAAGAALPPLVLDDAEAIAIAVGLQSAAQGSVAGIEQSALQALTKVVQVMPPRLRQRVDAVRAMTVPATWGPRTAGPAVEADTLTAIAQACRDDERLRFDYRTADGRTAQRHVEPHRLVSLGGRWYLVAYDLGRHDWRSFRLDRLRAPSGTGARFRPRPLPAEDAAAFVREGIESASSRYAVDVIIHAPVARVRAALDGWGAIEDIDGQRSRLRMTTDTLDWPAMALGAVEADFEIVSPPELGARIAEWGERFTRAAG, from the coding sequence ATGTCGACGAGCACACGGATGCTTCAGCTCCTCTCCCTCCTCCAGACCCGCCGGTTCTGGTCCGGCGCCGAGCTCGCCGAGCGGATGGAGGTCACTCCGCGGACCCTCCGCCGCGACATCGAGCGGCTGCGGGACCTCGGGTACCCCGTCGACGCCGATCGCGGCATCGGCGGGGGATACCGGCTCGCCGCCGGTGCCGCACTTCCGCCGCTCGTGCTCGACGACGCCGAGGCCATCGCGATCGCCGTCGGACTGCAGTCGGCGGCCCAGGGCTCGGTGGCCGGGATCGAGCAGTCCGCTCTCCAGGCCCTGACCAAGGTCGTCCAGGTCATGCCGCCGCGGCTGCGGCAGCGGGTCGATGCGGTGCGGGCCATGACCGTGCCCGCGACCTGGGGACCGCGCACTGCGGGTCCGGCGGTCGAGGCCGACACCCTCACCGCCATCGCCCAGGCCTGCCGCGACGACGAGCGGCTGCGCTTCGACTACCGGACCGCTGACGGCCGGACGGCGCAGCGCCATGTCGAGCCGCACCGGCTGGTCTCCCTGGGTGGTCGCTGGTACCTCGTGGCCTACGATCTCGGCCGCCACGACTGGCGCAGCTTCCGGCTCGATCGACTCCGTGCGCCCAGCGGCACCGGCGCTCGGTTCCGACCCCGCCCGTTGCCTGCGGAGGACGCCGCCGCGTTCGTCCGGGAGGGCATCGAGAGCGCGAGCTCCCGCTACGCGGTCGACGTCATCATCCATGCACCCGTCGCCCGCGTGCGCGCTGCGCTCGACGGGTGGGGCGCCATCGAGGACATCGACGGGCAGCGGTCCCGGCTGCGGATGACGACCGACACCCTCGACTGGCCGGCCATGGCGCTCGGCGCGGTCGAGGCGGACTTCGAGATCGTGTCGCCGCCGGAGCTCGGCGCACGGATCGCGGAATGGGGCGAGCGCTTCACCCGCGCCGCCGGGTGA
- a CDS encoding OsmC family protein: protein MNRAVRHPRFTAHPEDAHSKTLRAAGTWTGRQQTRVAVRDFAFTVDEPEQIGGRNEGPTPMEYLAGSVGACITVVIDQAAARCGLELTGVSTYSLARQDRRGLAGTADVQPYFHTYRLQVCVGTTETDEQTLREFAAEVEHSCPAVNLLRDAHVDLTVAWSFAANTAEGDAEAACNAALGYETRQESVGAPVPVLTIENADAHDPEAPARDLGDLAGASAGGRA, encoded by the coding sequence ATGAACCGTGCAGTCAGGCACCCCAGATTCACCGCGCACCCCGAGGACGCCCATTCCAAGACGCTCCGCGCCGCCGGGACCTGGACCGGGCGGCAGCAGACCCGCGTCGCGGTCCGGGACTTCGCGTTCACCGTCGACGAGCCGGAGCAGATCGGCGGACGGAACGAGGGGCCAACTCCCATGGAGTACCTTGCCGGTTCGGTGGGAGCCTGCATCACCGTCGTCATCGACCAGGCGGCCGCCCGGTGCGGCCTCGAGCTCACCGGCGTCTCCACCTACTCGCTCGCCCGGCAGGACCGGCGCGGGCTCGCCGGCACCGCCGACGTGCAACCGTACTTCCACACGTACCGCCTCCAGGTGTGCGTCGGCACCACGGAGACCGACGAGCAGACGCTGCGGGAGTTCGCGGCCGAGGTCGAGCACTCCTGCCCCGCGGTGAACCTGCTCCGCGACGCCCACGTCGACCTCACCGTGGCGTGGTCCTTCGCCGCGAACACCGCGGAGGGCGACGCCGAGGCCGCCTGCAACGCCGCTCTCGGCTACGAGACCCGGCAGGAGTCCGTGGGCGCCCCGGTTCCGGTGCTGACGATCGAGAACGCGGACGCCCACGACCCCGAGGCGCCCGCCCGGGACCTCGGCGACCTCGCCGGCGCCTCGGCGGGAGGCCGCGCATGA
- a CDS encoding AMP-binding protein: MPFAEQVLAVAELRPVLPAVVGQGERLSYSELVADSERLAAALAGLRAAQTAPPTAVPETRGVPITAVSLTSAFHTARIVAGLGLHRAVAATIDPRWPLEHRVRVVVTTGIDVVISDSAELAHALDAAGWTGTVLTLAELREREAAARPSERAQVRAGDEPFLLLFSSGTTDNPKAFLKTRRQYRDNFAVSSAHLEPAPGVATLAPGPLSYSLTLYALIECLASGGSCHVADRFDPIDAGRRIAHEGITRVVAVPAVVQGITDAARRDPERFAGLELVVTGGANLSAAIRNGFAAALPHARLISYYGAAEIGFIGDSRAGDGTLITVYDGIEVSIRDAAGAEAPDGEIGTVWVRAAACSDGYVGATTDARLVGPDGFATVADQGRMVDGRLSLSGRAGDIVATGGHKVSLPEVERAFETLPGLAEVCAIGIPSPQLGTAVALVIEGAAPPKAELLAHAREHLAPQFVPQRWYTTEELPRTVGGKIRRGETAERVRAGAGVTRL; the protein is encoded by the coding sequence GTGCCGTTCGCCGAGCAGGTCCTCGCGGTCGCCGAGCTCCGTCCCGTTCTGCCTGCGGTCGTCGGGCAGGGCGAGCGCCTGAGCTACTCCGAGCTCGTCGCCGACTCCGAGCGCCTGGCCGCCGCACTCGCCGGGCTCCGCGCCGCACAGACCGCCCCGCCGACCGCCGTGCCGGAGACCCGCGGTGTGCCGATCACCGCCGTCAGCCTGACGTCGGCCTTCCACACCGCGCGCATCGTCGCCGGCCTCGGGCTGCACCGTGCGGTCGCCGCGACCATCGACCCCCGCTGGCCGCTCGAGCACCGCGTCCGCGTCGTCGTCACCACCGGGATCGACGTCGTCATCAGCGATTCCGCGGAGCTCGCTCACGCACTCGACGCCGCCGGGTGGACGGGCACAGTCCTCACCCTCGCAGAGCTCCGGGAGCGCGAGGCCGCGGCCCGCCCGTCCGAGCGCGCGCAGGTGCGCGCCGGCGACGAGCCGTTCCTCCTCCTCTTCTCCTCGGGCACGACGGACAACCCGAAGGCGTTCCTCAAGACCCGCCGCCAGTACCGCGACAACTTCGCGGTGTCGAGCGCGCACCTCGAACCCGCCCCCGGAGTCGCCACGCTCGCACCCGGCCCACTCTCCTACAGCCTCACGCTCTACGCTCTCATCGAATGCCTCGCCTCCGGGGGCAGCTGCCACGTCGCCGACCGCTTCGACCCGATCGACGCCGGCCGGCGGATCGCGCACGAGGGCATCACCCGGGTCGTCGCGGTACCCGCCGTCGTGCAGGGCATCACCGACGCCGCCCGGCGCGATCCGGAGAGATTCGCCGGTCTCGAGCTCGTGGTCACCGGCGGGGCGAACCTCTCCGCCGCGATCCGCAACGGCTTCGCCGCCGCGCTCCCCCATGCTCGGCTCATCAGCTACTACGGTGCGGCCGAGATCGGCTTCATCGGCGACAGCAGGGCCGGCGACGGGACCCTCATCACCGTCTACGACGGCATCGAGGTGAGCATCCGCGACGCCGCGGGCGCGGAGGCGCCTGACGGGGAGATCGGCACCGTGTGGGTGCGCGCAGCCGCCTGTTCGGACGGGTACGTCGGTGCGACGACCGACGCCCGGCTCGTCGGGCCCGACGGCTTCGCGACCGTGGCCGACCAGGGTCGGATGGTCGACGGGCGGCTGAGCCTGAGCGGGCGCGCCGGCGACATCGTCGCCACCGGCGGGCACAAGGTCTCCCTGCCCGAGGTCGAGCGCGCCTTCGAGACCCTGCCGGGTCTCGCGGAGGTGTGCGCGATCGGCATCCCGAGCCCGCAGCTCGGCACCGCCGTCGCGCTCGTCATCGAGGGCGCGGCGCCGCCCAAGGCGGAGCTCCTCGCCCACGCGCGCGAGCACCTCGCACCTCAGTTCGTCCCGCAGCGCTGGTACACGACCGAGGAGCTGCCGCGGACCGTCGGCGGCAAGATCCGCCGCGGCGAGACCGCCGAGCGCGTCCGGGCCGGAGCCGGGGTGACTCGCCTGTGA
- a CDS encoding sodium:solute symporter family transporter: protein MTAVGLWTIALASAYTLWLVVGGRIALRRRETGRGGFFVGGRTFSPWTVAFCITGLFSGSSFIAIVELSYRTGISAVWYGVAETVQVLLIALLLVKPLREKLVVTVTGIIGDRFGRAAKAISSVITGLTFPMYSVATTIAFASALHMVTGLTLPMSIAVTAAVLLAFLSSGGMHSVAFSQTMNVIMITLMFAVGVWALVGLTVVMVVFALLRSEQSAWWNVMAWTLRNGATFAPVLAAFFWPLATRSAALTALLAGFGSGLTWYTLSDFDPAAFFLGVHPVWVGMIANLVGLTAVTLVQRRWVTVPAGRRRQRGQLFLLLAAAVAVLSVFAWSWLAGHGLVGMALFIVVVALFAATVSLTVPAERGAESPSGTAKLAPSTAGEANEGGH, encoded by the coding sequence ATGACCGCCGTCGGGCTGTGGACCATCGCCCTCGCCTCGGCCTACACCCTGTGGCTCGTCGTCGGCGGCCGCATCGCACTCCGCCGCCGGGAGACCGGTCGCGGCGGCTTCTTCGTCGGCGGCCGCACGTTCAGCCCCTGGACCGTGGCCTTCTGCATCACCGGGCTGTTCTCCGGCTCGTCCTTCATCGCCATCGTCGAGCTGAGCTATCGGACCGGGATCTCTGCGGTCTGGTACGGCGTCGCGGAGACGGTGCAGGTCCTCCTCATCGCCCTCCTCCTCGTCAAGCCGCTGCGGGAGAAGCTCGTGGTGACGGTGACCGGCATCATCGGCGACCGGTTCGGACGGGCGGCGAAGGCGATCAGCTCGGTCATCACCGGGCTCACCTTCCCCATGTACTCCGTGGCGACGACCATCGCGTTCGCCTCGGCGCTCCACATGGTCACCGGGCTCACCCTGCCCATGTCGATCGCGGTCACCGCCGCGGTCCTCCTCGCGTTCCTCTCCTCCGGCGGCATGCACTCGGTGGCCTTCAGCCAGACGATGAACGTCATCATGATCACGCTGATGTTCGCCGTCGGCGTGTGGGCGCTCGTCGGCCTCACGGTGGTCATGGTCGTCTTCGCCCTGCTCCGCTCCGAGCAGTCGGCGTGGTGGAACGTCATGGCATGGACCCTGCGCAACGGCGCGACCTTCGCTCCGGTGCTCGCCGCGTTCTTCTGGCCGCTCGCCACGCGCTCGGCGGCGCTCACCGCGCTGCTCGCCGGCTTCGGCTCCGGGCTCACCTGGTACACGCTCTCCGACTTCGATCCGGCGGCCTTCTTCCTGGGCGTCCACCCGGTGTGGGTCGGCATGATCGCGAACCTCGTCGGCCTCACTGCGGTCACCCTCGTCCAGCGCCGGTGGGTCACGGTCCCGGCCGGACGCCGCCGGCAGCGCGGGCAGCTGTTCCTCCTCCTCGCCGCCGCGGTGGCCGTCCTCTCCGTGTTCGCCTGGTCCTGGCTCGCCGGACACGGGCTCGTCGGCATGGCGCTGTTCATCGTCGTCGTGGCGCTGTTCGCCGCGACGGTCAGCCTCACCGTTCCGGCGGAGCGGGGAGCCGAGTCCCCGTCGGGCACCGCGAAGCTCGCGCCGTCGACGGCGGGCGAGGCGAACGAAGGCGGCCACTGA
- a CDS encoding acyl-CoA dehydrogenase family protein: MTDRETRHAELADRYLPAELLERIRGRAARYDRENAFFAEDLEELRAAGYLTLFAPEEFGGPGLSVNEVSRLQQRLATAAPATALGINMHLVCTGTVRAMHERGDRSLDFVFDEVMAGEVFAFGISEAGNDWVLQGSNSQAVPEDDGGYRITGKKIFTSLSPVWTRLLVHGLDTSDPEEPTLVYGFLERSADGISVSENWDVMGMRATQSRSTTLEDVRMEPEKVARRIPAGPNPDLLTFGITANFQLLIASVYAGLAARALEVAAEALGKKRSAKYGTTFAEIPQFRDRLADAVLDLMPVTAQLEAYTRDLDELVDHGAGWPRRLVSARITAGEAARRAVESALHCSGGAGFDNSHELGRLYRDALAGLFHPASPDAARPMFAAALLD; the protein is encoded by the coding sequence ATGACCGACCGTGAGACCCGCCACGCCGAGCTCGCCGACCGCTACCTGCCCGCCGAGCTGCTCGAGCGGATCCGGGGGCGCGCAGCGCGCTACGACCGGGAGAACGCGTTCTTCGCCGAGGACCTCGAGGAGCTGCGGGCGGCCGGGTATCTCACGCTGTTCGCACCCGAGGAGTTCGGCGGACCGGGGCTGAGCGTCAACGAGGTCTCCCGCCTCCAGCAGCGGCTCGCGACCGCGGCCCCGGCGACCGCGCTCGGGATCAACATGCATCTCGTGTGCACCGGGACGGTCCGGGCGATGCACGAGCGCGGCGACCGCTCCCTCGACTTCGTGTTCGACGAGGTCATGGCCGGGGAGGTGTTCGCGTTCGGGATCAGCGAGGCCGGCAACGACTGGGTGCTCCAGGGGTCGAACTCGCAGGCGGTGCCGGAGGACGACGGCGGGTACCGGATCACCGGGAAGAAGATCTTCACCTCGCTCTCCCCGGTGTGGACGCGGTTGCTCGTCCACGGGCTCGACACCTCCGACCCGGAGGAGCCGACGCTGGTGTACGGATTCCTCGAGCGAAGCGCGGATGGGATCTCGGTGTCGGAGAACTGGGACGTCATGGGGATGCGGGCCACGCAGAGCCGCTCGACCACGCTGGAGGACGTGCGGATGGAACCGGAGAAGGTCGCCCGCCGGATCCCGGCCGGCCCGAACCCGGACCTCCTGACCTTCGGGATCACTGCGAACTTCCAGCTCCTCATCGCCTCGGTGTACGCGGGGCTCGCCGCCCGGGCGCTCGAGGTGGCGGCCGAGGCGCTGGGGAAGAAGAGGTCGGCGAAGTACGGCACGACCTTCGCCGAGATCCCGCAGTTCCGGGACCGCCTGGCCGACGCGGTGCTCGACCTCATGCCGGTGACCGCGCAGCTCGAAGCGTACACGCGGGACCTCGACGAGCTCGTCGACCACGGCGCAGGCTGGCCCCGGCGACTCGTGTCCGCCCGGATCACGGCCGGCGAGGCGGCCCGGCGCGCGGTCGAGTCCGCACTCCACTGCTCCGGCGGGGCCGGCTTCGACAACAGCCACGAACTCGGCCGGCTCTACCGGGACGCTCTGGCCGGCCTGTTCCACCCGGCGAGCCCGGATGCCGCTCGCCCGATGTTCGCGGCCGCGCTGCTCGACTGA
- a CDS encoding ABC transporter permease, with product MTTPTPPQAALRPAPADRTARRGASAPLRDTWIVMTRELRPVLRDPFSLVFSLVQPLVFLGLFGPLLAGSLGGEQGLGGNVWQWFVPAILVMTTLFGTATTGSNLLYEFQTGAHERMLVTPLSRPSLLVGRSLKEVLPLIGQALIVIVVMIPFGFRADVLGAALGLALLAVLGVGLGSLSYGLATAVRKQDWMFWVVHQTLIFPLMILSGMLLPLDSGPRWMQIAATANPLAYVVEAERALFAGDFSSPAILWGWVAALATAALGLALGVRLMNRSAD from the coding sequence ATGACCACCCCGACACCGCCCCAGGCCGCACTCCGGCCGGCACCTGCAGACCGTACCGCCCGCCGCGGCGCGAGCGCACCGCTGCGCGACACGTGGATCGTCATGACCCGTGAACTGCGACCCGTGCTGCGCGATCCGTTCTCCCTCGTCTTCAGCCTCGTCCAGCCCCTCGTGTTCCTCGGCCTCTTCGGTCCCCTGCTCGCCGGCTCGCTCGGCGGGGAGCAGGGGCTCGGCGGGAACGTCTGGCAGTGGTTCGTCCCGGCGATCCTCGTCATGACGACCCTCTTCGGCACCGCCACCACCGGCTCGAACCTCCTCTACGAGTTCCAGACCGGAGCGCACGAGCGCATGCTCGTCACCCCGCTGTCCCGCCCCTCGCTGCTCGTCGGCCGCTCGCTCAAGGAAGTGCTGCCCCTCATCGGTCAGGCGCTCATCGTCATCGTCGTGATGATCCCCTTCGGGTTCCGGGCCGACGTCCTCGGTGCGGCACTCGGCCTGGCGCTCCTCGCCGTCCTCGGCGTCGGCCTGGGATCCCTGAGCTACGGCCTGGCGACCGCGGTCCGCAAGCAGGACTGGATGTTCTGGGTCGTCCACCAGACCCTGATCTTCCCGCTCATGATCCTCTCCGGGATGCTCCTGCCGCTGGATTCCGGACCCCGGTGGATGCAGATCGCCGCCACCGCCAACCCGCTGGCATACGTCGTCGAGGCCGAGCGGGCGCTGTTCGCCGGCGACTTCTCCTCCCCTGCCATCCTCTGGGGATGGGTCGCCGCGCTCGCGACGGCCGCCCTCGGCCTCGCACTCGGCGTCCGCCTGATGAACCGCAGCGCGGACTGA
- a CDS encoding ATP-binding cassette domain-containing protein: protein MIHARSLTKTFATGRAQSVQAVCGIDLDIAPGELVAVLGPNGAGKTTTMRMLTTLIPPTSGTATVAGFDVVGDSAEVRRRIGYVGQGNGGGHTQRARDELYTQALVYGLSRREARRRTDELLEVLGLRELAARKVSELSGGQRRRLDVAIGLVHAPRLLFLDEPSTGLDPHNRANLWQHIATMRSSHDMTIVLTTHYLDEADAMAERVIVVDHGRVIADDTPDALKSHLAGDRIGLTAADAAAAARTAELVSHGAGARQVAVHGTVVTARVTDGPRALPGLLAAARESDIDIAAAHVDRPTLDDVFLALTGRSLREETAPKPAAELAPHPGKDA from the coding sequence GTGATCCACGCCCGATCCCTCACCAAGACCTTCGCGACAGGCCGTGCGCAGTCGGTCCAGGCCGTCTGCGGCATCGACCTCGACATCGCGCCCGGAGAGCTCGTCGCGGTGCTCGGCCCCAACGGAGCCGGCAAGACGACGACCATGCGGATGCTCACGACCCTCATCCCTCCGACCTCCGGCACCGCCACCGTGGCCGGTTTCGACGTCGTCGGCGATTCGGCCGAGGTGCGCCGGCGGATCGGCTATGTCGGCCAGGGCAACGGCGGCGGCCACACCCAGCGCGCACGCGACGAGCTGTACACCCAGGCTCTCGTGTACGGTCTGTCCCGCCGCGAGGCCCGGCGCCGCACCGACGAGCTCCTCGAGGTCCTCGGGCTGCGCGAGCTCGCCGCGCGCAAGGTCTCCGAGCTGTCCGGCGGGCAGCGCCGGCGACTCGATGTGGCCATCGGTCTCGTCCACGCTCCCCGGCTGCTGTTCCTCGACGAGCCCTCCACCGGTCTCGACCCCCATAACCGCGCCAATCTGTGGCAGCACATCGCGACGATGCGCAGCTCCCACGACATGACGATCGTCCTCACCACGCATTACCTCGACGAAGCCGACGCCATGGCCGAGCGCGTCATCGTCGTCGACCACGGCCGCGTCATCGCCGACGACACCCCTGATGCGCTCAAGTCCCACCTCGCCGGCGACCGCATCGGCCTCACCGCTGCGGACGCCGCAGCGGCCGCGCGCACGGCCGAGCTGGTCTCCCACGGCGCCGGCGCCCGCCAGGTCGCCGTGCACGGCACCGTCGTGACGGCCCGGGTGACCGACGGCCCGCGTGCCCTGCCCGGGCTGCTCGCCGCGGCCCGGGAGTCGGACATCGACATCGCGGCGGCACACGTCGACCGTCCCACCCTCGACGACGTCTTCCTCGCCCTCACCGGCCGCAGCCTCCGCGAGGAGACCGCACCGAAGCCCGCAGCCGAACTCGCCCCTCACCCCGGAAAGGACGCATGA
- a CDS encoding beta-ketoacyl-[acyl-carrier-protein] synthase family protein: MSAPRTDRRVVVTGMGAITPSGLSAQDTWDTVVAGRSAVAVLDGDEFADLPVRIGAQVRGFDPTTVIPKSLARRLSAVQTWAIASADEAMRQAGLLDGGMEAHRFGIIAASGSGPVEAMQEATRALLENGPRGVPLTLAIYGAPDAAAALLSQRYAATGPALGINATCASGAVGLGEALRRIRHGYADAVLVVGMEDCLNTVNLASNINMRALAAGYEDDPTAASRPFDARRTGFVMAAGASAILLESADAARTRGAEVLAELAGAGAASDAHHPTAPHPQGRGAAQAMRDCLADAGLDPEAVDHINAHGTGTPQGDAAELAAIDAVFGARARQLPITATKSSTGHLLGCGGVTEAILAVNTLLTGLVPPTLNLDKPAFPDHDIVAGSAREVDVRTVLSNSFGFGGHNAAVLLRRAG; encoded by the coding sequence GTGAGCGCGCCGCGGACCGACCGTCGCGTCGTCGTCACCGGGATGGGGGCGATCACCCCGAGCGGTCTGAGCGCGCAGGACACCTGGGACACCGTGGTCGCCGGGCGCAGCGCCGTCGCCGTGCTCGACGGGGACGAGTTCGCGGATCTCCCGGTGCGGATCGGCGCGCAGGTGCGCGGGTTCGATCCCACGACCGTGATCCCGAAGTCCCTGGCCCGGCGGCTCAGCGCCGTCCAGACCTGGGCGATCGCGTCCGCCGACGAGGCGATGCGACAGGCGGGTCTGCTCGACGGCGGGATGGAGGCCCATCGGTTCGGCATCATCGCCGCCTCCGGCTCCGGACCCGTCGAGGCGATGCAGGAAGCCACCCGCGCACTCCTCGAGAACGGACCGCGCGGGGTGCCGCTCACCCTGGCGATCTACGGCGCCCCGGATGCCGCCGCCGCATTGCTGAGCCAGCGCTACGCCGCCACCGGCCCGGCGCTGGGCATCAATGCGACCTGCGCGAGCGGCGCCGTAGGACTCGGCGAGGCGCTGCGCCGGATCCGGCACGGCTACGCGGATGCGGTGCTCGTCGTCGGGATGGAGGACTGCCTCAACACGGTCAACCTCGCCTCGAACATCAACATGCGCGCGCTCGCCGCCGGGTACGAGGACGACCCGACCGCGGCGAGCCGGCCCTTCGACGCCCGGCGGACGGGGTTCGTCATGGCTGCGGGCGCCTCGGCGATCCTCCTCGAATCGGCGGACGCCGCCCGCACCCGCGGCGCGGAGGTGCTCGCCGAGCTCGCCGGAGCGGGCGCGGCGAGCGACGCCCACCATCCCACGGCGCCGCATCCGCAGGGCCGGGGCGCGGCACAGGCGATGCGCGACTGCCTGGCCGACGCCGGCCTCGACCCCGAGGCGGTCGACCACATCAACGCGCACGGCACCGGCACCCCGCAGGGCGATGCGGCCGAGCTCGCGGCGATCGACGCCGTGTTCGGCGCGCGGGCCCGGCAGCTGCCGATCACCGCGACGAAGTCGAGCACCGGCCACCTCCTCGGCTGCGGCGGGGTGACCGAGGCGATCCTCGCCGTGAACACCCTGCTCACCGGACTCGTCCCGCCCACGCTCAACCTCGACAAGCCCGCGTTCCCCGACCACGACATCGTCGCCGGATCCGCCCGGGAGGTCGACGTGCGGACCGTCCTGTCGAACTCGTTCGGGTTCGGCGGGCACAACGCCGCCGTGCTGCTGCGGCGGGCGGGATGA